The following nucleotide sequence is from Populus trichocarpa isolate Nisqually-1 chromosome 11, P.trichocarpa_v4.1, whole genome shotgun sequence.
TGTGCCTCGTGCTCCTTCGAATATAGTGCATGTTAtttgatgtgccgtgaatgattcaaaaatcggcaacaatgaatctgacaaaaatggatgaaggatgggtctggttgtgttgtctttcttttggtgtttaggctggattatagtgatttcaaggtaaataagatggaggatagactagaatgatactttgataagtcgatctggacgccacaaagatcaatctaggatttcgacgccacactctttgtgattgaagagtgataagtcaggtagggttcttcacaaaatcaatttggaagaacaactcttaattctgtgaattaagtttcaaatcttggccaaaagttctttattacatattctgatactatatttataattggaacatccctccaaagttaggaataattcaacatggcagaagtcaagcccaaaaaacagactttgacaaactaacctagacaaattaactagcacacgttttttgacctttctaacacaaacagaccaaatttaaaacaaccatatcttcttacacaaaagtccaatacaatcatggtttgacaatctagaaagaacacgttctgaacttgaaatccaccttgattagtcttgttttcacatgcaatggatgacttcaaattcgggttcaaattcatttgctgttctgaccataaacagcatcaattccttcacttatttgcatatcaacccaaattcgagtagcccagcatcaaaagaacaattaagggcttttctcatctccaagttccaattgtaggcaaataaacatccttgaaccaatttcaaactgattgctaatttttaactctgacgcagcttcaatcattccaatttgactcgtcaaggccctttgtagttgtttcgctctcgctcttgtcattggaccatctgaatcctcttgcacattagttttagccttacaagatggattataattcccatgatgcacatcattaTTGATGATTCTTTGCAGGATGTGGCTGTAGATGAATGACAATATATGGTAGTATTTATCTATGACATATTAATGTATTCTAGCTCTTATATGGAACATGAGCAACATCTGAGGAATGTATAACAAATTTTAAGGGAGAATAAACTATATGCGAAACTGGAAAAATATGAGTTTTGgctaaaataagtatttttgaGGCATTTTATCACAACAGAAAGAATGTTTGTGGATCAAAGAAAAGTGGACGCTGttttgaaatgggaaagacctACCAATATGACAAAAATCCAGAGTTTTTTGGGTCTCGCGGGATATTATAGGAGATTTATTGAGGGTTTTTCTACAATAGCATCATCCTTGACCAAGTTAACCTGTAAAAAAGTAAGGTTTGTTTGGTCGAAAGAATATGAGGAGAGCTTCCAAGAATTGAAGAAAAGACTCACTTCTGCTCTAGTGTTGGCCTTTCCTTCGGGGACAGAAGGATTTGTTGTGTATAATGATGCTTTTAAGAAAGGTTtgggatgtgtattgatgcAACATGGATGAGTAATCGCTTATGCCTCAAGGTAGCTAAAGCTATATGAGGTAAATTATCTAGTACATGATCTAGAACTTGTAGCGATGGTGTTTGCCCTATGGGTATGAAGGCATTATCTATACGGGCCGCAGGTCCAAATCTTTACTAAACATAagagtttgaagtatttgatgtctTAAATATGCGACAAAGAAGATGAGTAGAGTTGATAAAGGACTATGATTGTGTGATTGACTATAATCCTAGTAAGACTAATGTAGTAGTAGATTCTTTTAGCCAAAAAGGAAAGACGGTGGTAAATGATGTAGAGGTTAGGGAACAAACAAATTTAGTAGAATTGAAGAAATGGGTTTACAACTAAATGTAGGGCTTGAGGGATCACTGTTAGCTTAGATTAAAATCCGATCTGTACTTCAAGACAATGTCCTAGAAGCTCAACAGGGGGATACAGAAATAAGGAATATCAAGGAAAAGGTGAATCAGGGCATGAAAATACCTTTTCAAATCTCACTAAAGCGGTTAGTGATAATAGGCAAGCGGATTTAGTACAAATCTCAACCATTGTACCAAGAATTCTTTGGTGTATTTCCCTTTTTCTccaaaaactatgcatgatctcatgttttcacaaggatttttaggaaatcaaagttttagtacaaaacaaaaatcaaattgatgtttGTTTTAAATAGACGAGTTTTGGAAATTCAAGTGATCacctaagaaaaaaagaaaaaacctgaaGAATAACCTAAACATCATAAGTTGACTTCAAAGCTAAGTTTtaattgaatgaataatgagaaaccaTTTTGCATATTCGTATGGGAGAAAGCCAGGCTTACCGATCCTAAGTGCATGCGTTTGAAATGAGGAAATgtcatctttgataatcctttcaaAAGGCTAAAATATACCTTTTGCAATCCCCTTTTGAACCtgatatgtttttcttatgaaaaataacCTGGGCTAAGATCACATCCCACACTAAAGGGTAAGTGTGagaaatatacaaaaaatcTTTAATGATTAAAAGTGTCAAAATAAAGCTGGGGAGGGCTTGATAGAACCTAAAGGATCCAAAAGATTTAAGTATACTaccaaaaataactaatatgatgatgctcaaaaccaaatgaagaaaaaacaaagagaaaagccCAAACCAACACTAGGGGACATAATGGACCATTTTACAAGGTCTTCAAATCAATTCAAAGGACAAAAAGGTCTAGAAACAATTACTATTGATTCTTAGTCTTGAAGTctcttaaacaccttttgagcctacaaatattccttttctttatagCCAAAAGCCAAAGCCTATGTTACGTGCCCCATgaagccctttctgatcaaaggcaagcaatctggaATGGTAGGCAATGCTTTCTCAAGCGAAACAAgctttattatttatacaaataaaatgaacGTTTTGAAAAATGGTTCTTCGAAACTATCAAATTGAAGCTTTCACCTTTTGACCGATAAAATGTCACTTTatattttcaccaaaagcaaaacaaaaattttcaacaCTTATGAAGACTTGTCCACaagaatcacttgaatttcttcaaaatgaGTTTTCTTTAAACCGATGTCAAAATGGTTTTTGTGTTTGGAAtaactttgaaattccaaaaaattcTCCATGAAAACATCTTTATAAATAACCAAATCTTTTTTCACATAGCCTTTTCCCCATATAAAACTTGAATTGAACATGATCAGGCTGGGGGCAAtctaaaaaacacataatagtGCTGGCTCTATGATTCCTTTTTTATGAAACAGAAAATGTAGGGCAGAGCTGACTACTTTTGAAATAAAGGTTTGTAAGCATATTGATGTCATGTCCTTCCTAGAGGTCAAGATCATAAGATGTGACTtgagtaagcaagagcgaaaaaGCCATCAAAGCTTACTACAGAGACTTAAAACTTTCAAGATGAGGAAAGTTAATGAAGGAAGGGAACCTATATTTCTCAAGTAAGTATACATACATATTGATCATAATGCATTACTTTGATATTTGACAAACCAATGTCTCATCAGCAAATCTCTTTTGAGCACACCTCTAGGCCCTTATCTTccaggtagtgtgttttctaaccctacctttTTTTGAGTGCGTCTTTAAGCCCTCATGTCAAAGATAGTGTGCTAGCTCTATCTCTATAACATATCTCTTTTTGAGTACGTCATTAAGCCCTCCTCCTTCAGATAAGGCACCTTCAAACcctatctttttccttttgagtgcgcctttgagctcTTGTCTCTCgagtaatgtattttttaaccttacctcctttcaagtgcgcctttAAACCCTATTTTATTAGATAGTGCTTCTTCAAGCCCTATCTTCTTTCTTcagagtgtgcctttgagccctcgtctCTCgagtagtgtgttttctaactctACCTCCTTTTGAGAGCGCCTTTGAGCCATCATCTCCTAAgtaatgtgttttctaaccctacttCCTTTCGAACACACCTTTAAGCCCTCACTTTTCATATAatgcgctttctagccctatctcaTCTTTTCCTTTCgagtgtgctttctagcccttGCTTTTCAGATAGTGTGCTAGCCCTATCTCTATATCATATCTCTTCTTGAGTATGCCTTTGAGTCCCTATCTCTTAGATAGTAAGCCTTCAAGccctatccttttcttttaagtgtGCCTTCAAGCCCTATCATTTTTCCCTTTAAGTGCTCATTTGAGCTCTCATCTTCTAAATAGTACGCCTTCAAGTCCTATAATGCTGTCCCTTCAAGGCATGTAACACCCTACCCCACTAGTAAGATATTGTCCGTTTTGGCCCACGAACTTCACAGATTTGTTCTTGAAAGCTAtgcatggccccaaaacgcgtcttactagtcaaggtaaGCATGCTCATATAAGGCCCTCCCTCAAGTCCTTACCCACCGATGTAGGATATTACAAGGCATCTCTGACCAAATCCTTTTGCCAGGTAAGTCGCATTTTTCACCActtaaaaaatctttgtatttttcctcTTGGACAGGTTGCCCATTATAataagaccactttgaaaaatcattcatatttttcatcgCCTTGAAAAATTCACATTTTTTACCACCCaaaaaatctttgcatttttcaccTGGGCAGGTCACCTTTTACTAGAAGACCACTTTgaaaatctttgcatttttaatctgggtaggtcacctattacaatgaaaccatttaagaaaaatctttgtatttttcaccttGGCAGGTcccccattataatgagaccatttttgaaaaatctttgaatttttcaccTGACAGGTTGCCTATTATAAtgactatttttgaaaaatcattgcATTTTTCACCTAGTTAGGTCACACATTACAACAAGAACaccttgaaaaatctttgtatttttcaccattttgaaaaaaaaaatctttacatTTTTCCACTTGGGCATGTTGCCCATTATAataagaccactttgaaaatCTCTGCACTTTCCACCTGGGTagatcacccattacaatgacccattacaataagatcactttgaaaatctttgcactttccacctgggtagatcacccattacaatgagaccacttttgAAAAACCTCTGTATTTTTTATCTAGGTAGGtcgcccattacaataagaccattgtgaaaacctttatatttttcatctgGGTGGGTCACCCATGACAATTTGACTATTTCAAAATCTATGAATTCCACCAACAAGCAGGTTGCCTAGTACAACCAtaccacttaaaaaaaatctttcacaaaGATTATCTTTTCCTTTACAAACCCATCTCATTATCCTTCGAGTGCGTTTTCTAGCCCCTGTCTTTCGGATActatgctttctagccctatctcttttttctttgagtGCATTTTTGAGCCATCACTTCAAACACTCCTAGAAGGACTAACCATTTCTTGATCTGGTGAGTTCGTTATCTCTcacctctttttcttctttacaaagcttactatctaaagtctctGACGAGACTTTCTATcttaagcattgtaaagagggggagCAACTGGCATAACCCATTTCTGGGTTATTCCTCATattcacctttttctttcttccaaaatataataataataataatagcaagaagGCTGGCGTTTTggcaacaacaagaaaaaatcaagttgtaaTTTTGAAGCCTAGATGTACCatattttacccaaaattggAGAAACAATctagattcaaggtcaaattaaatgattattggacgaatttgcttaaaaattaagcttaattggtgaaaaaaataagttttggattccaatttgggcttaattaagaagattagaattttaggagatcaaatttaattttttatcaagttaattgattgaaatcaggggtaaaattgcaagaaaaacaaagttttggagtcaattaagggctaaattgaagaaatttggaACCAATGACCATCTTACAAAAGGCGCCGAACTCTAGAGACCCAATCggttgaaatcaggggtgaaattgaagaatttttttaatagtcaattaggggctaaattgaagaaatcccaAAGACCAAAATGAAGAAGTCGCTATCTGGGTCTTAAATTGAAGTTTGTCAAGGGTACAATtgcacaaaattaaaagtttgaagccaatcaGGGGTGTAATTGAGAATAGAtcacaaattgaaggactaaaatgaaattgGCCAAAACAATGCCTTTTGAGTGgattgttcatcttcttctgctTCAAATTTTAGCTCAAAAGTTGCTTGAGTGGCCATCTTCCGAAGACATTTAATGCTTTATTTCTcgaccaaattggaaaaaactTACACGAAAATAATCACCTGACATCTGACTACACCTTAATGTGGTCTGTTCTGGTCGATTGACCTAGACTAATTATCATAGACTGGGCTAGAACAAGTCCAGCCCAATATTGtaaatatatatgaattaagTGTTTAGTGGATTAAATGtcttttgttattaatgttgaACTATTATATAACAATATATTCTTATGATTATGTGGTGTGGTtgggtaatatatatataaaaaaagaatttatattgCGATGTTGACAAATTGTGAAGTAATTAATTTGCTAGGAACATGTTAATGTGGCAATGATCTAGGAGATATTAGTCAAGGAAATGGAAACATTGATTGAGGATTTTGCTTgtgaaacaaaaatttattgataatttggaATGTCTATTTCAAAGGAAACTCTATTGGAATTTtgatagaaatataataaaaattaggttACTATTAATTTTCAACAAGGTCAATTGAAAAATGTGTTTAACAGTTGGGTTGTCACACAATTAGACTTGGTACCTCCATTCCAGCTATGCTCATTCCTAATTAGAACTCTCCTATTTCATCTAAAAGGTCCATTTTTAGAGAATGATCCTACTCTTAAAGAAGAACAACATGACCCTAGAAAATACAGATATGGAACATCAATGGCATCTcgaattttcaaataaaaaaatgaaaactttgGCAAACATAACATATTTGtcagttgatttatttatgtggCCTTAAATACAAAGCAAGATGAGTAGCTGCAAACCTCCATTCAATTAGAGAACCCAAGGCTTTGATGTtggacctattttttttttccaacaaagtAATAGAAAAGAGCTTTATGCTTATTATCATCTATAGTAACATAACATACCCAAAATTAACACTATTGACAAAAACATGAACAAccctaaaagaaaaatgagagaagCGTAAAGCAAAATTTGGCAAAACTAGTACACACAAAACActaacaattttagaaaaacaaagtgATACCTGTTGTTACATATTTTtgaccctataaaaaaaacaagaaaagaaaagagaaacaaaattgaataaaaatctaaaatataagaGGATATACATTAGAAAAGCCTAGAAGTTGCCCAAGTTGGTGGTGAAGGACCAAAGTGGCAAGTGAAAAAGTTAGAGGATGAAAATGTATAGAATTGGCAGCCTAATTATGATTGACAAAAggcttcattgatgattttttttttatttgaggtaaagaaatataaatttggataggtaaggactcaatgagaattttaaaatgacttaattgcaagaaaaattaatttttaaagtcaatttaggcttatattggaagaaattaaggTCTAGGGGTCGAATTGCAATTtcaaagagttaatttggtcaaatcagatgcttaattgcataaatattgaagttttatgggcaattaaggacttgactgaagaaatccaaaattaaggaccaaactgaaaaaaggTGCATGATTGTAGGGGctaaaattgaccaaatcaggagtcaaatttaaaaaaaaattaaaaatttgatggtcaattaaagGTCTAAGTGcacaaattgaaaaccaatgaCAAATATGAAAATGGCGCTAAAATTTGAGGTTGATGATTGATTTTGACAtgggtgaaattgcatgaaattaagagtttgggGGTAATTACaggtgcaattaaaagcaattggaaaaataggaattaaaatgaaatatgttagatcccaaattaaaaatcctGAGTTCTAGGGTTTAACCTAGATGATGCGTCGTTCAACCACTGTTTAGCTtcttttttgacaattttggcTGATAGAGTTGACACTTTTAAGCGAATGAATGTGACGTTTCCGACCACTTATAGAGTTATAACCACCATGATTCAATTAGGAAACACCCCCTCTACAAAGACCAGTTACTCCTATCAAACAATTACATCCTATTTTCTTCAATGAACTCAATAACATCTTATCCCCGATCAGTCATCACTGCATTTCCAGATTCTAGGCTGATCGGGTTGACACTTTCAAACGAATAAGTGAGGAGCTACAAACCTTCAAATTGAGCAAAGTTAAATCCAAATGAAAGGTAAGCACCCTCTCTATTAAGATCAGGTGGTCTTTAATGATAATGACATAAGAGTTGCTCCGACAAAGCCTTGAAAGTGGTTAACTCGGTCATTGATGGCTGTGATACTGATTTCACAGAACCActaattttttgtgtgtgttcaCACTTCAAGTGTAAAGTCCCAGTAAATCATAAATAAGATGATTGAGAAAcattatgaaaatttgatagaaaagacttgataaggaaaaatattaaataaaatgccAGGATAACTTGAAAATTAACCCAAGGATGTTAACGGCCTGAGCATTAAACTGTAAACCCCCCGGTGTAAACTCGATAAATCCAGACTTAATAGGGTAagtattaattgaaaaatgataaacTAGAGAGAAAATTGTTGGTGAATCAGAATGAACATTTTCAAGTGATTAATTTAAATGTCAAGTGAGATAAAGAAATAAATCGATACGTGAAATATTAAATAGCGATAAATCATGTGAATTTCCTGATCAGGTAAGATAATTATTGGAAGGAGGGAATTTTGTAATCTTGAGtgatattatttctaaaattggaggaaatttcaaataaattattgcaTGACACTTGCGCAAGGAAGGTTGAATGCCGGTACAAACTTGCGCATAACCATGCTAGGAGGGTGAAATAGAGTAAGGACTCTGAGgaaaattttatgataattataagAGCATCTCCAATAGGGAAATGCTATATTAAAGAGCCAAATGGATAAAATGACTTTTTGAATAGtgtaaatatagctttttttttattatgtgcattccaatggtaaaaagctatttagaaaagccaattatattttaatatatttcatgttaaatcatgatgttattaatataattatataactaatttagatattttatatataatataattatgatgttattaattatataattaatatgagtaatttataaaagtaatataaaattaatgaagtaatatgaaagttaaaagatataatttaaaatttatttatatgaatatttttaattttcagttttatatgttactgttaaaaatttattttttaaaagtaaattcaaattcaaactttgaaaaaaaccgccaacattttaaattttgattttcaatttttttaaaaaaaattcaaactttgaaaaaatgaccgccaacattttaaattttaaaatttcaaatgggCAAAAATTAACCGCCAACAttctaagatttcaaaatttaaaaaaataatcaatctataaatattctcatataccttaacattttttctcatcattttcttctctccaatctttattatatttcattaaaatttatcatgaatcattctaattttaatttttatgatgcttttgattttgatgatgacactCCTGTGTTCGTTTTTCAAGTTGCTACCGCTGTGGTTGCTGAAGAAGAATCGAATAATCAAGGGCGGAGAACAGGGTATCGTGGCTCTATTCTTGGTCACAATATTATCAATTGTAATAGAAAGGAAGGTGAGTTAAggttatataatgattattttgctgaAAATCCTAAATTCACTGAAAGTCAATTTCGAAGAAGATTTAGGATGAGTCGTCGTCTTTTTCTTTAGATCGCAAATGCAGTGGAAGCTCATAatccatatttcaaacaaaggACAGATGCTCTTGGTGTTCTTGGTTTATCTTGCCTTCAAAAGGTAACTGCAGCTCACAGAATACTTGCATATGGTATTCCTGTAGATCTTACTGATGAATATCTTCGAATTGGAGAAACCACTGCGATAGAAAGTCTTAGAGCTTTCGTCAAAGCAATCGTAGAAGTTTTTGGTGATTGGTATCTAAGGGCACCAAACGAGGCCGATATTTGtcgattattatcaattggagAGCAATGTGGATTTCCAGGGATGTTAGGGAGCATTGACTGTATGCATTGGAAATGAGAGAAATGCCCAATTGCATGGCATGGGATGTATACTGGTCATTGTCGTGAACCAACTATAATTCTAGAGGCGGTGGCTTCACAAGATCTTTGGATATGGCATGCCTTTTTTGGAATGCCTGgatcattaaatgatattaatgttcttgATCGGTCACCTATCTTCGCTGCACTTGCTGAAGGTCGAACTGCTCCtgtcaattatacaattaatgaGCATGAATATATAATGGGATACTATTTAGCAGATGAGATTTATCCTAATTGGTCAACCTTTGTTAAGACAATCCCAAGGCCATTAggagcaaagagaaaatattttgcaagtaaGCAAAAGTCTGCAAGAAAGGATGTGGAGCGGGCATTTGGGGTGCTCCAATCTCGTTTTACAATTGTACGTGGACCTGTTCGATACTGGGATGAAAAAAAGCttgcaaatattatgaaagcttgcataataatgcataatatgattattgaggATGAAGGAGCAATGAACCTTGGATTAGACCATGAACGTGAAGTCAATTCCTTTATATCAGTGTCACATGGTGAAATACCAGaactacatgattttcttcaaactcataatcgaATCAGGGATAGAGCAACTAGCTCTCAACTACAAGAAGATTTGGTTGAACATTTGTGGGAACAATATGACAACGAGTAGAATCATTAGATTTGAACTTCTTATGTCATCTtaagtttcaagttttttatgttttttttttcattatggttgttatcttttaagttaattaatcctactTATTGTTATTAAGTGTTAGAAGAActtcaaaaaagtattatgaattgataccacttttataacaatatatttaaaataaccaagaaatttctacatatttaattaaaaatacattacattaaacaataaatcaatctagttaattaaaaattaaaactcctcttttgcataatttctaactttctattttgaaaatacgctgcagaaattggatccaaattagaaatatccattttcatattttgttcttttttctcaaTCCTGTCCAATTCTTGTTTCTCCTAACTTTGTTGAATCATCATAGCTTGTTgctctaacataatttttctatcttGTTTCTTCTGATCCTACATTTCAACTAGAGTATCCCTGAATTATTGTAAGAGATTTGTTACAGTTACCTCCCCAACTTTATCTTTTGCTTGTTTATGTTTAGGTCATTCCTTTGCAGCCTTCTGACCAATTGGtctatcttgataaatcaaCGGTTCACTGTCTTCTCCTAAACTAACAGAATCAGAGGTAGATGGAGCTGATGAAGCCGGACTTGCATTGACATGacctttttgtttcttgtttgacctTTGATGTTGACTTGCGCGCTCAAATTGCCATTTGGGCTCTTTTCTTAAGATGACCCAACAATGTTCTAGTTGAAATCGTTTGCCAACGCAAGAAGTATATATTTGTCAAGCATCATTAATCtggtaaaaaattagagaaattaaataatgttaaaatatgtgttaaacaatttaatattaaaattacccttgattcttcggtcattccactttgctgacgattttcaatttgagt
It contains:
- the LOC127904012 gene encoding uncharacterized protein LOC127904012, which produces MCAEVTAVVDSWAKVLGRKKAKLTEVGQAVPAPLHFATAVVAEEESNNQGRRTGYRGSILGHNIINCNRKEVEAHNPYFKQRTDALGVLGLSCLQKVTAAHRILAYGIPVDLTDEYLRIGETTAIESLRAFVKAIVEVFGDWYLRAPNEKCPIAWHGMYTGHCREPTIILEAVASQDLWIWHAFFGMPGSLNDINVLDRSPIFAALAEGRTAPVNYTINEHEYIMGYYLADEIYPNWSTFVKTIPRPLGAKRKYFASKQKSARKDVERAFGVLQSRFTIDEGAMNLGLDHEREVNSFISVSHGEIPELHDFLQTHNRIRDRATSSQLQEDLVEHLWEQYDNE